Proteins from a single region of Thermosinus carboxydivorans Nor1:
- the purB gene encoding adenylosuccinate lyase, translating into MIKRYTFPEMGRIWTDENEFQTMLDIEIYACEAMAELGQIPAEVVPVIRERAKFSVERIREIEKETRHDILAFLQAVAENVGDEAKYIHMGLTSSDVKDTALGYMMKQAADIIIADLEQLREVLRRRAAEHKYTVMIGRTHGIHAEPVTLGLKFALWLDETERNIERVKRARSAVAVGKLSGAVGTYANIDPRVEAYVCEKMGLTPAKLATQVIQRDRHAEFLTTLAVVASSLDKFATEIRNLQRTDIREVEEYFHPGQKGSSAMPHKRNPITCERVSGLARLVRSNAMAALENVALWHERDISHSSVERVILPDSTILVDYMLRIFADIVDKLLVYPEAMLANMNKTGGLIFSQRVLLALVNKGVAREEAYRWVQRNAMARWLEGQDFKTNIINDPDIKKYLTAEEIADCFDYRYHLRHVDTIMARFGL; encoded by the coding sequence ATGATTAAGCGTTACACTTTCCCCGAAATGGGACGCATCTGGACCGACGAAAACGAGTTCCAGACGATGTTAGACATTGAAATTTACGCGTGTGAAGCCATGGCCGAGCTGGGCCAGATTCCGGCCGAGGTCGTACCGGTCATCCGCGAGCGGGCCAAGTTTTCCGTCGAGCGCATCCGCGAAATCGAGAAAGAAACGCGCCATGACATTCTCGCTTTTCTGCAGGCGGTGGCCGAAAATGTCGGCGATGAGGCCAAATATATTCACATGGGCTTAACCTCCAGCGATGTCAAGGATACCGCTCTGGGTTACATGATGAAGCAAGCGGCGGACATCATCATCGCCGACCTGGAACAGTTGCGGGAAGTACTGCGCCGCCGCGCCGCCGAGCATAAGTACACCGTCATGATCGGCCGGACTCATGGCATCCATGCCGAGCCGGTTACATTAGGCCTTAAGTTTGCCCTTTGGCTGGATGAGACGGAGCGCAATATTGAGCGGGTGAAACGGGCTCGGTCCGCCGTTGCTGTCGGTAAACTGTCGGGCGCCGTCGGCACCTATGCCAATATCGACCCCCGCGTCGAGGCTTATGTGTGCGAAAAAATGGGTCTAACGCCGGCCAAACTGGCAACCCAGGTTATTCAGCGCGACCGCCACGCCGAATTTTTAACCACCCTGGCGGTGGTCGCCAGCTCACTGGATAAATTTGCTACCGAAATCCGCAACCTCCAGCGTACCGATATCCGCGAGGTGGAGGAATACTTCCACCCCGGCCAAAAAGGCTCGTCGGCCATGCCGCACAAACGCAACCCCATCACCTGCGAGCGGGTGAGCGGTCTGGCGCGGCTGGTGCGCAGCAACGCCATGGCGGCGCTGGAAAACGTCGCCCTGTGGCATGAGCGCGATATCAGCCATTCTTCGGTAGAGCGCGTAATCCTGCCGGACAGCACCATTTTAGTGGACTACATGCTGCGCATTTTCGCCGACATCGTTGATAAACTCTTAGTCTATCCCGAGGCGATGCTGGCCAATATGAACAAGACGGGCGGGCTGATTTTCAGTCAGCGCGTATTGCTTGCCCTTGTCAACAAGGGTGTTGCCCGGGAAGAGGCCTACCGCTGGGTGCAGCGCAATGCCATGGCCCGCTGGCTAGAGGGCCAAGACTTCAAAACCAATATTATCAACGACCCGGATATTAAGAAATATCTCACGGCGGAGGAAATTGCCGACTGCTTTGATTACCGCTATCACCTCCGGCATGTGGATACCATCATGGCCCGGTTTGGGCTGTAA
- a CDS encoding adenylosuccinate synthase gives MSAVVVIGTQWGDEGKGKIVDFLAEKADVVVRYQGGNNAGHTVMVGGNEFKLHLLPSGILYPGKLCVVGNGVVIDPAVMIKELRGMQEKGIDTSGLRVSNRAHVIMPYHRLLDEVEEEYRGEHKIGTTKRGIGPCYMDKNARSGIRMVDLLDEKEFSEKLERNLEAKNHLLRAVYGVEGFDYQQVKEEYLGYAEILRPYVTDTAVVLNDAISAGKKVLFEGAQATLLDLDHGTYPYVTSSHPIAGGACIGAGIGPKKISKVIGVVKAYSTRVGEGPFPTELKDEIGDLIRERGREYGTTTGRPRRCGWLDAAIVRYAGILSGIDYMAITRLDILDGIKTLKLCVGYKYKGEVLKEFPASLKVLAQVEPIYEEMPGWEESISAIRAYDDLPVNCRRYIERLSEVVGIEIGIVSVGPRRDQTIILHDMF, from the coding sequence GTGTCAGCAGTCGTCGTTATCGGCACCCAGTGGGGTGACGAGGGGAAAGGCAAAATCGTAGATTTTCTGGCCGAAAAAGCCGATGTGGTTGTCCGCTACCAGGGCGGCAACAACGCCGGCCACACCGTCATGGTAGGCGGCAACGAATTTAAGCTCCATTTGCTGCCTTCCGGCATTCTCTATCCCGGCAAACTTTGCGTCGTCGGCAACGGGGTCGTCATCGACCCAGCCGTGATGATTAAGGAACTTCGCGGCATGCAGGAGAAGGGTATCGATACTTCTGGGCTCAGGGTGTCCAACCGCGCCCATGTCATTATGCCCTATCACCGGCTGCTGGACGAAGTGGAAGAAGAATATCGCGGTGAGCACAAAATCGGCACCACGAAGCGCGGCATCGGCCCCTGCTATATGGACAAAAACGCCCGCAGCGGCATCCGCATGGTCGACCTCCTGGATGAAAAGGAATTCAGCGAAAAGCTGGAACGCAACCTCGAGGCCAAGAATCACCTTCTTCGCGCCGTCTATGGCGTGGAGGGCTTTGACTACCAGCAAGTAAAGGAAGAATATCTCGGCTATGCCGAAATTCTCCGGCCTTATGTCACTGATACGGCCGTCGTCCTCAATGACGCAATAAGCGCCGGGAAGAAAGTGCTGTTTGAAGGCGCGCAGGCAACCCTGCTCGACCTTGATCACGGCACCTATCCCTATGTTACTTCTTCCCATCCCATTGCCGGCGGCGCCTGCATTGGCGCCGGCATTGGCCCGAAAAAGATCAGCAAAGTTATCGGCGTCGTCAAGGCCTATAGCACCCGGGTGGGTGAAGGGCCGTTCCCGACCGAGCTCAAAGACGAAATCGGCGATCTCATCCGCGAACGCGGCCGCGAATACGGCACCACCACCGGTCGGCCTCGCCGCTGCGGCTGGCTGGACGCGGCCATCGTGCGTTACGCGGGCATCCTAAGCGGCATTGATTATATGGCCATTACCCGTCTTGACATCCTGGACGGCATCAAAACCCTTAAGCTGTGCGTCGGCTATAAATATAAAGGCGAAGTGCTAAAAGAGTTTCCCGCCAGCCTCAAAGTGCTGGCCCAGGTTGAACCCATCTACGAGGAAATGCCGGGCTGGGAAGAGTCGATCAGCGCTATCCGCGCCTATGACGACCTGCCGGTCAACTGCCGCCGCTATATCGAGCGGCTGAGCGAAGTCGTCGGCATTGAAATTGGGATCGTTTCCGTAGGCCCGCGCCGCGATCAGACGATTATTTTGCATGATATGTTTTAA
- a CDS encoding DMT family transporter: protein MINTRNSLFFLALAAVLWSSGGVLVKSVAWPPLAIAGLRSLIAAIVIWLAFRREAFIFSKQQLAGAAFYCGMVSSFVAATKLTTAANAILLQYTAPLYVALLSGWLLHEKVTRRDLLTIVLVLGGMAFFFLDKVSAGGLLGNILGVVSGISFALFVIFTRMQKDRPPFGSVLLGNILTFLLSLPALPGITVTVFNLSIILALGVFQLGLAYVIYTHAIRHVRALEATLVTSIEPILNPIWVFLFLGEIPGRYSLIGGAIVLFAVIGGYFFDACKSKIDTPAG, encoded by the coding sequence ATGATCAATACCCGAAATTCGCTGTTTTTTCTCGCCCTTGCCGCGGTATTGTGGAGCAGCGGAGGAGTATTGGTAAAATCGGTCGCCTGGCCCCCGCTGGCTATTGCCGGTCTGCGCAGCCTTATTGCCGCCATTGTCATCTGGTTAGCATTTCGCCGAGAAGCCTTCATCTTTTCCAAACAACAGCTGGCCGGTGCCGCTTTCTATTGCGGCATGGTCAGCAGCTTCGTAGCGGCTACCAAGCTGACAACCGCCGCCAACGCCATCCTGCTGCAGTACACCGCCCCCTTATATGTAGCCCTGCTGAGCGGCTGGCTGCTCCACGAAAAAGTTACCCGCCGGGACCTCTTGACTATTGTTTTGGTTTTGGGCGGAATGGCTTTTTTCTTTCTTGATAAAGTATCGGCCGGCGGCCTGTTGGGCAATATATTGGGCGTAGTCAGCGGCATAAGTTTTGCGTTGTTCGTTATTTTTACGCGGATGCAAAAGGACCGCCCCCCTTTCGGGTCGGTCCTGCTGGGGAACATTCTGACTTTTTTGCTAAGCCTGCCTGCGCTCCCTGGCATCACCGTAACAGTCTTTAATCTTTCGATAATATTGGCGCTCGGCGTCTTCCAGCTTGGCCTAGCGTATGTCATCTACACCCATGCCATCCGCCATGTGCGCGCCCTGGAAGCCACCCTTGTCACATCGATTGAACCGATTTTAAATCCCATCTGGGTGTTTCTTTTTCTTGGCGAAATACCAGGACGCTACTCGTTAATCGGCGGCGCTATCGTACTATTCGCTGTGATTGGCGGCTACTTTTTTGACGCCTGTAAAAGCAAAATAGATACCCCTGCTGGGTGA
- a CDS encoding ABC transporter substrate-binding protein yields the protein MGKFKFARILGVLAVVALVAVLAGGCDGANTAKEIKIGVVYELTGNTASFGTAAANGAKLAFKEINAKGGILGKQVQLVIADNKSEPSESANAMTKVITQDKVVAVTGFTTSSNGIAASNVAESYKIPFVAAATTNPKVTVDENTGKVKDYTFRVCFIDPFQGTVGANFALNTLKVKKVAILIDNSSDYSKGLAKFFKDAFVKGGGVIVAEEAYLQKDQDFKTVLTKIKVAGPEMIYVPGYYEEVGKIIKQGRELGITVPFVGGDGWDSPKLPEIAGAANLNGTYFTNHYSVEDTSPKSKAFVEAYQKEYGQLPDAMAVLGYDAAYVLADAIKRAGSTDPAKIREALAATKDFDGVTGKLTLNATHDAVKSAVIIEFKDGKQVYRATVNP from the coding sequence ATGGGTAAGTTCAAGTTCGCGCGCATTCTCGGCGTCTTGGCGGTAGTAGCCTTGGTGGCCGTGCTGGCCGGTGGCTGCGATGGGGCCAACACTGCTAAGGAAATAAAAATCGGAGTGGTTTATGAGCTAACTGGCAATACCGCTTCTTTTGGCACGGCCGCTGCTAATGGCGCCAAGCTGGCCTTTAAGGAAATTAATGCCAAAGGCGGAATATTAGGTAAACAAGTGCAGCTAGTAATAGCTGACAACAAAAGCGAGCCGTCAGAGTCGGCAAACGCCATGACCAAAGTTATAACTCAGGATAAAGTCGTGGCCGTGACTGGTTTTACTACCAGTTCCAACGGCATTGCCGCCTCTAATGTCGCTGAGTCGTATAAAATTCCCTTTGTGGCGGCAGCTACCACCAACCCCAAAGTTACGGTGGACGAAAATACCGGCAAGGTGAAAGATTATACTTTTCGCGTCTGTTTTATCGACCCGTTCCAGGGGACAGTCGGCGCCAACTTTGCTTTAAACACCCTTAAAGTAAAGAAGGTAGCCATTCTTATTGACAACAGCAGCGACTATAGCAAGGGGCTTGCCAAATTTTTTAAGGATGCCTTTGTTAAAGGTGGCGGCGTAATCGTAGCCGAAGAGGCGTATTTACAGAAAGATCAGGACTTTAAGACCGTGCTGACCAAGATTAAAGTCGCCGGCCCGGAAATGATCTATGTGCCGGGATATTACGAAGAAGTAGGTAAAATCATCAAACAAGGGCGCGAGTTGGGCATTACCGTTCCGTTTGTCGGCGGCGACGGTTGGGATTCGCCCAAACTGCCCGAAATTGCCGGCGCGGCTAATTTAAACGGCACATATTTTACTAATCATTATTCCGTTGAAGATACCAGCCCCAAATCGAAGGCCTTTGTGGAAGCATACCAGAAAGAATACGGCCAACTACCGGATGCTATGGCCGTATTGGGTTATGATGCGGCCTATGTGCTTGCTGATGCAATAAAACGGGCCGGTAGTACCGATCCGGCTAAAATCCGGGAAGCGCTTGCTGCAACGAAGGACTTTGACGGGGTTACCGGCAAGCTGACGCTTAACGCCACGCATGATGCCGTGAAGAGCGCCGTAATCATCGAATTTAAAGACGGCAAACAAGTATATCGCGCTACTGTCAATCCTTGA
- a CDS encoding sigma-54 interaction domain-containing protein has protein sequence MAVKSVVGDIAMGRAMVVSRDIAPEEARRLIAVGGYAALVTNVDGKWCYLAGKIGEAADGAELSWAPLVARSIDFLAQELAEAVGTLAAAPVLILAQNNVPVGIYTPQILICGLWEQFRRQQAVLTAVADIVGEALTVVDTSGKVSLWNKRAEQLYGIAPEMILGHPIEEFFSNLIITAVLASSQAISDKYHQPKPGAHVLINAAPICCDGSIIGSIAAERDITEIVNLTQQLCATNAKVMSLKREIKEINAQPDPFAAICGHNTVLRQEIATARKIAISSVPVLIRGESGTGKEVFARAIHTASRRRGPFVVVNCGAIPPTLFESEFFGYQPGAFTGADKKGKPGLFELAHGGTLFLDEIGELPKEMQVKLLRVLQDKSFYRVGGDRPVQVDVRIIAATHRNLEAMIEQQEFRHDLYYRLNVVSLYLPPLRQRRDDIPELVHRGIQQFASLHGREIVKVEPEVMAVFLEYDWPGNVRELYNVLERLVILADGGVLKFADLPADLQQFGLLLPKKINLTAAQNLPAATERMERTIIMQALAAAGFRKAQAAKKLGIPRSTLYYKMQRLGLNTSET, from the coding sequence ATGGCGGTAAAAAGCGTAGTGGGCGATATTGCCATGGGCAGGGCGATGGTCGTGTCGCGGGATATTGCGCCGGAGGAAGCGCGGCGGCTAATCGCGGTAGGCGGCTATGCCGCTCTTGTTACTAATGTTGATGGGAAATGGTGCTATTTGGCCGGCAAAATCGGCGAGGCCGCCGACGGCGCTGAGCTGTCCTGGGCGCCGCTAGTGGCCCGCAGCATCGACTTTTTGGCGCAGGAGCTGGCAGAGGCCGTCGGGACGCTAGCCGCGGCGCCGGTGTTGATATTAGCTCAAAATAACGTTCCAGTGGGAATATATACGCCGCAGATCCTAATTTGCGGTCTGTGGGAACAATTCCGCCGCCAGCAAGCCGTGTTGACAGCGGTAGCCGATATTGTCGGCGAAGCATTGACTGTTGTCGATACTTCCGGCAAAGTGAGTCTGTGGAATAAACGCGCCGAACAGCTTTACGGCATTGCGCCGGAGATGATTTTAGGCCATCCCATTGAAGAGTTTTTTTCCAACCTGATCATCACCGCTGTTTTAGCCTCGTCGCAAGCGATCAGCGATAAATATCACCAGCCGAAACCTGGTGCGCATGTCCTCATCAACGCTGCGCCAATTTGTTGTGACGGCAGCATAATTGGCAGCATTGCCGCTGAACGCGATATAACCGAGATAGTTAATTTAACACAGCAACTTTGTGCTACAAATGCGAAAGTAATGTCGCTTAAGCGAGAAATAAAAGAGATTAATGCTCAGCCTGATCCGTTTGCCGCTATTTGCGGGCACAATACCGTATTGCGTCAGGAAATAGCGACGGCGCGTAAAATAGCCATCTCCAGTGTCCCGGTGCTAATCCGAGGGGAAAGCGGCACTGGCAAAGAAGTTTTTGCCAGGGCGATTCATACGGCTAGCCGCCGGCGCGGCCCGTTTGTGGTGGTAAATTGCGGCGCCATACCGCCAACGTTGTTTGAAAGCGAGTTTTTCGGCTATCAGCCGGGGGCTTTTACCGGCGCGGATAAAAAGGGCAAGCCGGGCCTATTTGAGTTGGCGCATGGCGGCACGCTGTTTTTGGATGAAATTGGCGAACTGCCGAAAGAGATGCAGGTAAAGCTGCTTAGAGTCTTGCAGGACAAAAGCTTTTATCGCGTTGGCGGCGACCGGCCGGTGCAGGTGGATGTGCGGATTATTGCGGCTACCCACCGCAACCTTGAAGCAATGATTGAGCAGCAGGAATTTCGGCATGATTTATATTACCGGCTTAATGTAGTTTCGCTGTATTTGCCGCCGCTGCGCCAACGCCGCGATGATATTCCTGAATTGGTGCATCGCGGCATTCAACAGTTTGCTTCCCTGCATGGCCGGGAGATTGTCAAAGTAGAGCCGGAAGTTATGGCGGTATTTCTAGAATATGACTGGCCGGGCAATGTCCGCGAATTATACAACGTATTAGAGCGACTGGTGATATTAGCGGATGGCGGGGTGTTGAAGTTTGCCGATCTGCCGGCTGATTTACAGCAATTTGGCTTACTTTTGCCGAAAAAAATAAATCTGACAGCGGCGCAGAATTTGCCGGCAGCTACTGAGCGCATGGAACGGACAATTATCATGCAGGCGCTGGCGGCCGCTGGCTTTCGCAAGGCGCAAGCAGCGAAAAAGCTGGGGATCCCACGGAGTACGCTCTATTACAAAATGCAGCGGCTAGGTCTGAATACGTCAGAAACCTGA
- a CDS encoding (2Fe-2S)-binding protein, with protein sequence MRLTSHPIISYPQRRTVEFTFNGQRLQGLEGEPIAAALYAAGIRILRHSPRSGRPRGLFCAIGNCSSCLMTVDGVPNVRVCVEPLRAGMVVMTQEGKGRLV encoded by the coding sequence ATGCGCCTGACGAGCCATCCCATTATTAGTTATCCCCAGCGACGTACGGTAGAGTTTACATTTAACGGTCAGCGGCTGCAAGGATTAGAAGGCGAGCCGATTGCCGCCGCCTTGTATGCTGCCGGTATTCGTATTTTGCGGCACAGTCCACGGTCCGGGCGGCCGCGCGGCTTGTTTTGCGCCATCGGCAACTGTTCTTCCTGCCTGATGACGGTTGACGGTGTTCCTAACGTCCGGGTCTGCGTCGAGCCGCTGCGAGCCGGAATGGTAGTAATGACGCAGGAAGGGAAGGGGCGATTGGTGTGA
- a CDS encoding NAD(P)/FAD-dependent oxidoreductase, translated as MIKREVVVVGAGPAGLMAAISAAKAGAEVLVLERSPFVGGQLVKQTHKFFGAKSEYAGWRGTEIAGILAAEAAAFKRITIWTNAVAAGYYPDQTLAVAHNQRLRVIKPGKLIIATGAAEKFLLFPNNDLPGIYGAGAVQTLLNLYGVLPGRQFLIVGAGNIGVILAYQLLQANAEVAAIVEAAPAPGCYQVHAAKVQRCGVPFYTSHTIKYAYGSDAVAGAVIWQLDERRQPLPGTEKEVAVDGICIAVGLSPLTELLWQAGCRMKYIPELGGNVPLCDENFRTSEPDIYVAGDAAGVEEASTAMVAGKIAGMAAACALGYQPQWLVDELAEAKARLAMLRAGPVSAKIRAGIKKRQLAEVS; from the coding sequence GTGATAAAGCGGGAAGTTGTCGTCGTCGGCGCTGGTCCGGCCGGGTTGATGGCTGCGATCAGCGCGGCCAAGGCCGGCGCGGAGGTGCTGGTGCTTGAACGGTCACCCTTTGTGGGTGGTCAGCTGGTTAAACAGACGCATAAATTTTTTGGCGCAAAGTCCGAATATGCCGGTTGGCGGGGAACGGAGATAGCTGGTATTCTTGCCGCAGAAGCAGCGGCATTTAAGAGAATAACTATCTGGACCAACGCGGTTGCGGCTGGCTATTATCCCGACCAAACGCTGGCCGTGGCGCATAACCAGCGGCTGCGGGTGATAAAACCCGGCAAGCTGATTATTGCGACTGGTGCGGCCGAGAAATTTCTGCTCTTTCCCAACAACGACCTGCCGGGAATCTATGGAGCTGGCGCCGTCCAGACCCTGCTCAATCTTTATGGAGTTCTTCCCGGCCGCCAGTTTTTAATTGTCGGGGCAGGCAATATCGGGGTGATATTGGCGTACCAGCTGCTGCAAGCCAATGCCGAGGTAGCCGCAATCGTCGAGGCGGCGCCGGCGCCAGGGTGCTATCAGGTGCATGCGGCTAAAGTGCAGCGCTGCGGTGTTCCCTTTTATACATCGCATACCATAAAATATGCCTATGGCAGCGACGCCGTAGCGGGAGCGGTCATCTGGCAGCTGGATGAAAGGCGTCAGCCGCTACCCGGTACGGAAAAAGAGGTGGCGGTGGACGGAATATGCATAGCGGTAGGGCTCAGCCCGCTGACCGAATTATTGTGGCAGGCCGGCTGCCGGATGAAATATATCCCGGAGCTGGGGGGGAATGTGCCGCTTTGCGATGAGAACTTCCGTACATCAGAGCCGGATATTTATGTAGCCGGTGATGCCGCTGGGGTCGAAGAAGCATCTACCGCGATGGTGGCCGGCAAAATTGCCGGGATGGCTGCGGCTTGCGCGCTTGGCTATCAGCCGCAATGGCTGGTTGACGAACTGGCTGAGGCCAAAGCCAGGCTGGCGATGCTGCGGGCGGGACCCGTCAGTGCCAAAATCAGAGCAGGAATAAAGAAAAGGCAATTAGCGGAGGTGAGCTGA
- a CDS encoding (2Fe-2S)-binding protein, which produces MADDIIVCRCEDITLAQIRQLVAAGLTSLEEIKRACRCGMGPCQGRTCLPLIAQEISRLTGKPLADIALPTFRPPTVPLKLELLTRGEEHDQMG; this is translated from the coding sequence ATGGCTGACGATATAATTGTTTGCCGCTGTGAAGATATAACTTTAGCGCAAATCCGCCAATTGGTCGCCGCAGGGTTGACATCGTTGGAAGAAATAAAGCGCGCCTGCCGCTGCGGCATGGGGCCGTGTCAAGGGCGGACGTGCCTGCCGCTTATTGCCCAGGAAATATCCCGGCTGACCGGAAAACCGCTGGCCGATATTGCTTTGCCTACTTTCCGGCCGCCAACCGTTCCGCTCAAACTAGAACTACTAACCAGAGGTGAGGAACATGACCAAATGGGCTGA